The Polypterus senegalus isolate Bchr_013 chromosome 9, ASM1683550v1, whole genome shotgun sequence genome includes a window with the following:
- the nob1 gene encoding RNA-binding protein NOB1, with protein MSATMVDHVVADSGAFLKNAQLQEFGKNLYTLKEVVSEIRDKETKKRLAFLPYKLELKEPLPEYVKLVTEFSKKTGDYPSLSATDIKVLALTYQLEAEHVGVSHLKKEPEVKVLVNSTHRHPETPFDIAGFHFPSKNTTEKPSNICSNLETLAPVDTEFNSFQFWRNPLPNIEAELLELLEFNEPQKTKHTEEKYSEEDEGIDGEDDDQGREDFGHNSDDEDDDGGGWITPSNIKQIQQEMGYSEIPAQVTVGCLTTDFAMQNVLIHIGLNVLSVNGMLIKQARNFVLRCHACFRTTSNMTKVFCPNCGNKTLKKVSVTIQGDGTFQMHFSRNPKVLNPRGLRHSLPKPQGGKHAHNPHLVEDQRFPQQRLSRKARKKTNVLDPDYIAGVSPFCENDVYSRAANLNIRDERSGAGRRRINPNMAGKKNVKRK; from the exons ATGTCTGCTACCATGGTGGATCATGTTGTCGCCGATTCGGGAGCGTTTTTAAAGAATGCGCAGTTACAG GAATTTGGAAAAAACCTCTATACACTGAAAGAAGTGGTCAGTGAAATCAGGgacaaagaaaccaaaaaaaggcTGGCATTTCTGCCGTATAAGCTGGAGTTAAAGGAACCTTTGCCTGAGTATGTGAAACTGG TGACTGAATTTTCAAAAAAGACTGGTGACTACCCAAGTTTATCAGCTACAGATATTAAAGTGTTAGCTCTCACATACCAGCTGGAAGCTGAGCATGTCGGGGTCAGCCATTTAAAAAAGGAACCAGAAGTAAAA GTTTTGGTAAACAGCACACACAGACACCCAGAAACCCCTTTTGATATTGCTGGATTTCACTTTCCGTCTAAG AATACAACAGAGAAGCCTTCTAACATTTGTTCAAACTTAGAAACACTTGCACCAGTGGACACTGAATTCAACAGTTTTCAGTTTTGGAGGAATCCGTTACCTAATATAGAAGCTGAACTTCTAGAATTACTG gAATTTAATGAGCCTCAGAAAACAAAGCATACTGAAGAGAAATATTCTGAGGAAGATGAGGGAATCGATGGTGAAGATGATGATCAAGGGAGAGAAGACTTTGGTCATAATAGTGATGATGAGGACGATGATGGTGGCGGTTGGATAACTCCAAGTAATATCAAACAAATCCAGCAGGAAATGGGATACTCTGAGATTCCTGCACAAGTAACTGTGGGCTGTTTGACTACAGATTTTGCTATGCAG AATGTACTGATTCACATTGGCCTGAATGTCCTCTCTGTCAACGGAATGCTCATCAAACAAGCAAGAAACTTTGTTTTACGTTGTCATGCCTGCTTCAG GACAACTTCCAACATGACAAAGGTATTTTGTCCAAACTGTGGAAATAAAACTCTAAAGAAGGTTTCTGTGACAATTCAGGGAGATGGCACTTTTCAGATGCATTTTTCACGTAACCCCAAAGTGCTCAATCCCAGAGGCCTGCGG caTTCTCTCCCAAAGCCCCAGGGTGGTAAGCATGCTCACAACCCTCACCTCGTGGAAGACCAGAGGTTCCCCCAACAGCGGCTGTCCAGGAAAGCCCGGAAGAAGACAAACGTGTTAGACCCCGATTACATTGCTGGGGTGTCTCCTTTTTGTGAAAATGACGTTTATAGTCGAGCTGCCAACCTTAACAT